A segment of the Cotesia glomerata isolate CgM1 linkage group LG2, MPM_Cglom_v2.3, whole genome shotgun sequence genome:
CCCAACCAagttaatgtaatttttacttgttTTATAAGACATTATTCATCAATAAACTGGTATAATTGTTGATACGATAACGATTCATTAAAAAACCAATCTCAATTAAGGACCAATTATAATGAAAGACAATAGAGTCCTCTAATTGCCGATTTCAAGCGGATAATTGATCAATTACGCAAAAAGTCAATTAATACTCAGAGGGCGTTAGTTGTGAAttctgtagaaaatttgaatttgactttaaaCCTCAGCCAGTAATGATAACTCTTTTTAACAGAAAGTGAAAAGTTCCATAcaaaagttaatattaatatgaacACGTAAATAtggaatataaaatatttttttataatttaatatgtcGTAAAGATTagtaaaaatgtaataagtTTTACAATGTAAAATTGTGGAAGGTTAGATATGGAAGGTTTTATCCTGGATTACTATGTGACTAAAGTAATTTGTTGAACAATTATGTTTTTTTGCAGCaatggtaataaataaataaatagatacgaaaaaaaaataataacttaaaatacaatagaaacgcacaataaaaataaaaatactatcaTGAAAATGTTgaggtatttaaaaaaaacataatttttcggTAATACTCTCTTATgcgaaaaaagaaataaaaagcaTCAGAAAggattagattttttattatattaaatacttgttaatcattcaattttcttatttttaataatatatcttGTGGGAATGGAATGTGtcaaatcattttcaatatgtTTACTTAATCAGGGTTGTCTTGAGGATTGGTTAAATAACCTCAATAGACCAAAaacgaaataaataacaataatatttgttgACTTATTAAGCGagttataatgtaaaaaattaatctacacggaaaaaaaaatttcgttctggtaacgtaactgtagagttaccacaactatacacagtttactgttctttgtagagttacagtaacaaaatgttatttagttctgataactcaatgttgttgagctctcagagctctacgggattgttctcagagccaaacggtatagttgggagcgctctacgttgtGCAGTAGTGGAGtacgctgacatatttcataaccttctaaaatgacaaacagaattattttgttactcatccatattattaaaaatatatgagaacaattaagtttccagtttatttatttacggaaataggtttttttttgtcaaattgaatttcgttagaacagttttgtatttatagtttttcaaggttcatttgcagtgactgttaatttaatttattagttgaatatattgtgataaataataagttatcggaagacattaaaaagaccccatttaacacaaaataaaatttgttttcgtttatttattttttcttgtgcatatacggtagtgattttatgtccaatatttattgatataattaataaaataagataattttgtgacgaccgtatttttattttacaaataatttttatttgtaatataagttctattattactttatttctattataatactattcttatttgtcatatacaattattgttggcaatataaattcgttctgccgcatttatttattaaattatcaatgctaaatcgtaaaaaaaattattaaacagactgccaaaaatttgttatagtctcagaacgatcctgtagagttatgagaggtaaataacgtttagctctcagaactcaacgatgtagagttgcaggagccaaacggtattgttactattCGCTGGGTGCGTGACTCCAGCGCCATCTAACGATACAACTTACGGTGGCTCTTTTGAGAAAATAAACATGTATTGGATGTCAAatagttattgaaaaaataaaatcaaattgaaaaaaatttattttcaatgtgAAATGTGATATATTACACAGagtgaatattaaattaaaaatttttccgtggGTCAGCTAAAAAcagtaagtaaaataaatacaacaaCTAAAACAAGTCTCAATAAGTGAATTAGGTTAAGACATCTGTCAAGatgtttattgtaaattaatatagaataaaaaatcattattaatattaaaaaaaaatctaaaataatatataaaataacaaatagctCTATTTAacctaattatatttttacgaatgtatcttaaattttaattttttttatttaattttgcagATAAAAAATGGAATTAGTGTTAAGAACGGGTTTTCAATCTATCAcacataatattatttttcaaccacAGACTCTGATAAAgggtaaaaatttagttttggcTGAGCACGTGAGAGATGTTGAAGAACATCGaaaattaaaccaaagttatttaattaaatcgcGCGTCATTCGACAAGCATCAGTCAATTCAACGCCTTACACAACATCATTGAAtgtaataacaatttttatattacttaCATACAACAATTATCATTGTTtgtattgttataaattttattttaattgttttaatatttcagaTTAATGAGACACGATTTGTGACAGATGTCAAGTGTGATTGTGTTTACAATCAGAGCAAGAAATGCAAACATGTCGCAGCATTGatttattacattaataatGAAGAGAGTGCATCAAAAACGAGTCATGAACAAGTTTGGGGAAAACCTAGTGCCCGACAGTttgcaaaaaacaaatatGCAAAGGGTAAACAATTTGAAGAAATGTTTTCCCGAAAAAGAGGAAAATGTTATGAGGCTCCGGAAATAGACATTTCTAAACTGTCAGAGGAATCTCCTTTAAAACAAGTGATGGTAGCAAAAGCTGAAAATACTAATATACATACGGTCAAAAGAGTCATGGACTCATTATTACAacaagttgaaattaatttagaaaaagaaGACTGTGAACAATGTGCAATTACTTTTCTAATTTATTGTGATGAAAATACGCAATATAAAACGAATTGTAATTTAGAccctaagttaaaaaaattttatctagaaaaaattgaaatgtccgaaaaagatattatcaaattaTGCTGTGAAACTTTGGGACAATCTACTTGTGCTGAATGGTACGCTGCTAGACAACTAAGATTGTCTGCTAGTAAA
Coding sequences within it:
- the LOC123259934 gene encoding uncharacterized protein LOC123259934, with the protein product MELVLRTGFQSITHNIIFQPQTLIKGKNLVLAEHVRDVEEHRKLNQSYLIKSRVIRQASVNSTPYTTSLNINETRFVTDVKCDCVYNQSKKCKHVAALIYYINNEESASKTSHEQVWGKPSARQFAKNKYAKGKQFEEMFSRKRGKCYEAPEIDISKLSEESPLKQVMVAKAENTNIHTVKRVMDSLLQQVEINLEKEDCEQCAITFLIYCDENTQYKTNCNLDPKLKKFYLEKIEMSEKDIIKLCCETLGQSTCAEWYAARQLRLSASKNVHSIKVRTTKTIESLVSEILHPKKIDCVSTRYGLNNESLAREEYERVNNCTVKRVCIIVCKFQPWLCASLDGVVVEDGCISKLVEFKCPILCKDKLVINISDNSCNVKYLELINGTWELKKTDCYYTQVQIQLYVSGMNVCDLFIYSPIPDGCCLIQVLRDEDFLKKVISKSETFYFQHYLPALYMEMTKESNTENDENIDTSNTDSCAENEISVDNNNGNEISPVRVFTGKNIINPSE